In Penicillium oxalicum strain HP7-1 chromosome I, whole genome shotgun sequence, a single window of DNA contains:
- a CDS encoding Glucosidase 2 subunit alpha, with protein sequence MARYRSASFPTLLLSLVVLIACIVLPGLAVKHENFKTCEQSGFCKRNRAYADKASAAGSSWSSPYELDPATIHFEDGTLSGVLVKSVSDTEKVQLPLALAFLQSGAARLTVDEEKRMKGDIEIRHGSKINKKRYDETEKWVIVGGLDSSKTATLDAQAETGFTKIVYGPNDSFEAIIRHSPFEVEFLRDGQPQIQLNKQGYFNVEHWRPKLDDKERESGEDESTWWEESFGSNTDSKPRGPESVGLDIVFPGFNHVYGIPEHADSLSLRETRGGPGNHENPYRMYNSDVFEYELDSPMTLYGSIPFMQAHRKGSSVGVFWLNAAETWVDIVKKTAPSNPLSMSASGKTDTQTHWISEAGRMDLFVFLGPTPQDLSKTYGELTGYTQLPQHFAIAYHQCRWNYVTDEDVKEVDAKFDKYQIPYDVIWLDLEYTDDRKYFTWDPLTFPNPKGMQEKLDASQRKLVVLIDPHIKSKNDYFVSQELVSKGLAVLNKDGEVYDGWCWPGSSNWVDCLNPAAFPWWSSLHKYDKFKGSMPNLFIWNDMNEPSVFNGPETTMPKDNIHYGNWEHRDVHNINGLTLVNATYQAMLERKKGELRRPFILTRSYFAGAQRTSAMWTGDNQATWGHLAASLPMILNNGIAGFPFAGADVGGFFHNPEKELLARWYQAGIWYPFFRAHAHIDTRRREPYLISEPYRTIITQAIRLRYQLLPAWYTAFHQASINGTPIVRPQYYVFPEDEEGFAIDDQLYLGDTGLLAKPVVQENTFSTEIYIADDEKYYDYFDYTVYQGAGKRHTVPAPEDKIPLLIQGGHIIPRRDRPRRSSALMRWDPYTLVITLNQKGEADGTLYVDDGETFDYERGGYIHRRFRYQESVLSSEDIGTKGAKTSEYLKAMSGVSVERVIMIDPPASWKSKTSVTIIEDGAKAATTASLEYHEQKDGKASYAVVKSPNVGIGKAWRIEF encoded by the exons atggccaggTATCGGTCCGCGTCCTTTCCGACGCTGTTGCTTTCTTTAGTCGTCCTTATTGCATGCATTGTTCTTCCAGGAT TGGCTGTGAAACATGAGAACTTCAAAACCTGCGAGCAATCGGGCTTCTGCAAGCGAAACCGAGCTTACGCCGACAAAGCTTCAGCGGCGGGCTCGTCCTGGAGCTCTCCATACGAACTTGACCCCGCAACTATTCACTTTGAGGATGGCACGCTGTCTGGGGTTCTCGTCAAAAGTGTTTCAGATACCGAGAAAGTCCAATTGCCTCTCGCGCTTGCCTTCCTCCAATCTGGCGCCGCTCGCCTGACTGTTGATGAGGAGAAGCGCATGAAGGGTGATATCGAAATTCGACATGGCAGTAAGATTAACAAGAAGCGCTATGATGAGACTGAGAAATGGGTTATTGTTGGCGGTCTTGACTCCAGCAAAACAGCGACTTTGGATGCCCAGGCTGAGACTGGGTTCACCAAAATTGTCTATGGCCCCAATGACAGCTTCGAGGCGATAATTCGGCATTCTCCATTCGAGGTGGAGTTTCTGAGAGATGGTCAGCCTCAAATTCAATTGAATAAACAAGGATACTTCAACGTTGAGCACTGGCGACCAAAGCTTGATGACAAGGAGAGGGAGTCGGGGGAAGATGAAAGTACATGGTGGGAGGAAAGCTTCGGGTCGAACACCGACTCGAAGCCTCGTGGCCCTGAAAGTGTTGGCCTCGATATTGTATTTCCGGGATTCAATCACGTCTACGGTATCCCCGAACATGCAGACTCTCTGTCGTTAAGAGAGACACGGGGTGGTCCGGGAAACCATGAGAATCCTTACCGCATGTACAACTCCGACGTCTTTGAGTACGAGCTCGACAGCCCTATGACACTCTATGGGTCGATTCCATTCATGCAAGCTCATCGCAAGGGCTCTTCCGTTGGTGTTTTCTGGCTCAACGCAGCTGAGACCTGGGTCGACATAGTCAAGAAGACTGCCCCTTCAAACCCGCTCTCAATGAGTGCCTCCGGAAAGACTGACACTCAAACCCATTGGATCTCTGAAGCTGGTCGGATGGACCTTTTCGTTTTCCTTGGGCCCACTCCACAGGACCTCAGCAAAACATACGGTGAATTGACGGGATACACGCAGCTGCCTCAACACTTTGCGATTGCCTATCACCAATGCCGCTGGAACTACGTCACCGATGAGGACGTCAAGGAGGTTGACGCCAAGTTTGACAAGTACCAAATCCCGTACGATGTGATCTGGCTTGATTTGGAGTACACAGATGACCGCAAGTACTTCACCTGGGATCCCCTCACTTTTCCCAACCCCAAAGGCATgcaggagaagctggacGCCTCTCAGCGTAAGCTAGTGGTCCTCATCGATCCTCATATCAAAAGCAAGAACGATTATTTCGTGTCGCAGGAACTGGTCAGCAAGGGCCTTGCTGTCCTGAACAAGGATGGTGAGGTATATGATGGCTGGTGTTGGCCTGGTTCTTCTAACTGGGTCGATTGCCTCAATCCCGCTGCGTTCCCATGGTGGAGCAGCCTTCACAAGTACGATAAGTTCAAGGGTTCCATGCCCAATTTGTTCATTTGGAATGACATGAATGAACCTTCCGTCTTCAACGGTCCCGAGACCACCATGCCGAAGGATAACATCCACTATGGCAATTGGGAGCATCGCGACGTTCACAATATCAACGGTCTCACTTTGGTCAACGCCACTTATCAAGCTATGCTGGAGCGCAAGAAAGGTGAACTTCGACGACCATTCATCCTCACCCGTTCATACTTTGCTGGGGCTCAGCGCACGTCTGCGATGTGGACAGGTGACAACCAAGCCACCTGGGGCCATTTGGCGGCCTCCCTTCCTATGATTCTCAACAATGGTATTGCCGGTTTCCCCTTTGCAGGTGCTGACGTTGGGGGCTTCTTCCACAACCCGGAGAAGGAATTGCTTGCCCGCTGGTATCAAGCCGGCATTTGGTATCCTTTCTTCCGTGCTCACGCTCACATTGATACGCGCCGCCGTGAGCCTTACCTGATCAGCGAGCCGTATCGGACAATCATAACTCAGGCCATCCGTCTGCGCTATCAGCTACTCCCTGCATGGTATACCGCTTTCCATCAGGCCTCTATCAACGGCACGCCAATTGTGCGTCCGCAGTATTATGTTTTccccgaggatgaagaggggTTCGCCATTGATGACCAGCTCTACTTGGGTGATACGGGACTTCTCGCCAAGCCTGTGGTTCAGGAGAACACTTTCTCCACCGAGATCTACATTGCAGACGATGAGAAGTACTACGACTACTTTGACTATACCGTCTATCAAGGCGCTGGAAAGCGTCACACAGTTCCCGCACCGGAAGATAAGATTCCCCTCTTGATTCAAGGTGGGCACATCATTCCTCGCCGCGACCGACCACGCCGCAGCAGTGCTCTGATGCGCTGGGACCCTTACACGCTTGTGATCACTCTCAATCAGAAGGGTGAGGCGGATGGCACTCTGTacgttgatgatggcgagacCTTTGACTACGAGCGTGGCGGCTACATCCATCGTCGTTTCCGCTACCAGGAATCTGTCCTTTCATCGGAAGACATTGGTACCAAGGGCGCGAAGACCAGCGAGTATCTCAAGGCGATGTCGGGCGTTTCTGTGGAGCGTGTCATCATGATCGACCCACCAGCGTCCTGGAAGAGCAAGACGAGCGTCACCATCATCGAGGATGGCGCCAAAGCTGCCACCACTGCTTCGCTGGAATATCACGAGCAAAAGGATGGCAAGGCCTCGTATGCTGTTGTCAAGAGCCCCAATGTTGGCATTGGCAAGGCCTGGCGTATAGAGTTCTAG
- a CDS encoding Nucleoside diphosphate kinase produces MADEQTWFRMLPGDMIESLTDFYSFIAIKPDGVQRGLVGPIISRFENRGFKLVAMKLTSPSQEHLEKHYADLAGKGFFKGLISYMLSGPICAMVWEGKDAVKTGRTILGATNPLASAPGTIRGDYAIDVGRNVCHGSDSVENAKKEIALWFSPSEVLSWKATQAQWVYE; encoded by the exons ATGGCTGACGAGCAGAC ATGGTTTCGCATGCTGCCTGGCGATATGATCGAGTCGCTGACAGATTTCTACAGTTTCATTGCCATCAAGCCCGATGGTGTCCAG CGTGGCCTCGTTGGTCCCATCATCTCCCGCTTCGAGAACCGTGGCTTCAAGCTCGTTGCCATGAAGctcacctccccctcccaggAGCACCTCGAGAAGCACTACGCTGACCTCGCTGGCAAGGGCTTCTTCAAGGGCCTCATCTCCT ACATGCTGAGCGGCCCCATCTGCGCCATGGTCTGGGAGGGCAAGGACGCCGTCAAGACCGGCCGCACCATCCTCGGTGCCACCAACCCCCTGGCTTCCGCCCCCGGTACCATCCGTGGTGACTACGCCATCGATGTCGGCCGCAACGTCTGCCACGGCTCCGACAGCGTTGAGAACgccaagaaggagattgcCCTCTGGTTCTCTCCTTCCGAGGTTCTCTCCTGGAAGGCCACCCAGGCCCAGTGGGTCTACGAGTAA
- a CDS encoding Methylenetetrahydrofolate reductase 2 — MEKKITEKIAALPPDANYFSLEFFPPKTRMGFANLSARLERMAQALRPLFVTVTWGAGGSTAARSLELAEVCQRQLQLTTVLHLTCTNMSRALVDMALEEAKVLGIRNILALRGDPPRSEEYNMHGEDDSNKDFTFAVDLVRYIRKQYGDYFCVGVAAYPEGHPADSFQDVQDPARDLPYLIEKTVAGADFIMTQLTYDIEAYQKFESMLRNHESGVFKTIPIIPGLMPIHSYKILTRVTKLSHVHLPDPIAKRMEELKHDDDAVKRAGVDIVSEIVGGMQELKSPGPRGFHFYTLNLEKTVSFILERCDLIPAFTDADDDYALVEADGIVPMGAPARLRRRASSINSQPHNRVIVDKYSENVSSHDSVHEALANSAGQPAMLPGRSTTLQISEGLGALGREATWDDFPNGRWGDARSPAFGEIDGYGPSLHVTSAVARRIWGHPVERSDISTLFRRHVSGELYMVPWSEGGADEGAGLNAETELIRPELLKLIDGRGWWTLASQPAVNGVRSDHPIFGWGPQREGFVFQKPFVEFFCSTNDYTKILKPLFEKHGHDKLVWFATNNTGAFESSLPTQSADVDLDNLESNPESVNAVTWGVFRGKEIVTPTIIEEVSFRAWGEEAFRIWDEWRRIYPRGSPTERFLDELKNDTWLVCVVGQQFGAGTPQGSKEEEDEVKWMWRVLAGETH, encoded by the exons atggagaagaagatcacgGAGAAGATTGCGGCGCTGCCGCCAGATGCTAACTACTTCTCCTTGGAGTTCTTCCCTCCAAAGACTCGGATG GGTTTTGCGAACCTGTCTGCTCGTCTGGAGCGCATGGCCCAGGCGCTTCGTCCGCTATTTGTCACCGTCACCTGGGGTGCAGGTGGAAGCACCGCGGCTCGGTCCCTCGAGCTGGCCGAAGTGTGTCAGCGCCAGTTACAGCTGACCACGGTGCTGCATCTGACCTGCACGAACATGAGCAGGGCATTGGTGGATATGGCGCTGGAGGAAGCCAAGGTGCTTGGAATTCGCAACATTTTGGCATTGCGAGGCGACCCGCCACGCAGCGAGGAATACAACATGCACGGAGAGGACGACAGTAACAAAGACTTTACATTCGCCGTGGACCTGGTGCGATACATTCGCAAGCAGTATGGTGACTACTTTTGCGTCGGTGTGGCTGCATATCCCGAGGGCCATCCCGCCGACTCGTTCCAAGACGTCCAGGACCCAGCCCGCGACTTGCCATATCTGATCGAGAAGACCGTGGCAGGCGCAGATTTCATCATGACACAACTCACATATGATATCGAAGCCTACCAGAAGTTTGAGAGTATGCTGCGGAATCACGAGTCCGGCGTCTTCAAGACCATCCCTATCATTCCAGGCCTGATGCCCATCCACAGTTATAAGATTCTCACCCGAGTGACGAAGCTCAGCCATGTGCATCTGCCCGACCCGATTGCGAAGCGCATGGAGGAATTGAAGCACGACGACGATGCGGTGAAGCGCGCCGGTGTGGACATCGTGAGCGAGATCGTGGGAGGCATGCAGGAGCTCAAGTCTCCAGGCCCACGTGGATTTCATTTCTATACCCTCAATCTGGAGAAAACAGTCTCATTTATTCTTGAGCGCTGTGACTTGATCCCTGCGTTcaccgatgccgatgatgatTACGCACTTGTGGAAGCCGATGGCATCGTGCCCATGGGAGCACCAGCTCGCCTGCGACGCCGCGCTTCCTCCATCAACTCCCAGCCCCACAATCGAGTCATCGTGGACAAGTACTCCGAAAACGTGTCATCCCACGATTCCGTACACGAGGCTCTTGCCAACAGCGCTGGACAGCCGGCGATGCTGCCGGGGAGAAGTACAACACTTCAGATTTCAGAAGGTCTTGGCGCCCTTGGCAGAGAAGCTACATGGGATGACTTCCCCAATGGTCGTTGGGGTGACGCGCGCTCCCCGGCTTTCGGTGAGATTGATGGTTACGGTCCGTCTCTTCACGTTACTTCTGCAGTGGCTCGTCGCATTTGGGGTCATCCAGTTGAACGCTCCGACATTAGCACTCTCTTCCGCCGCCACGTATCCGGAGAGCTGTACATGGTCCCGTGGTCGGAGGGTGGTGCGGACGAGGGAGCCGGTCTCAATGCAGAGACAGAACTGATCCGTCCCGAACTGCTCAAGCTCATCGATGGGCGTGGCTGGTGGACCCTGGCCTCCCAACCTGCTGTGAACGGCGTTCGTAGTGATCACCCAATCTTTGGCTGGGGCCCCCAGCGAGAGGGCTTTGTGTTCCAGAAGCCGTTTGTGGAGTTCTTCTGCTCAACCAATGATTACACCAAGATTCTGAAACCTCTCTTTGAGAAACATGGCCACGACAAGCTTGTTTGGTTCGCAACGAACAACACCGGCGCATTTGAATCATCTCTCCCAACACAGTCGGCCGACGTCGATCTCGACAATTTGGAGTCTAACCCCGAGAGCGTCAACGCCGTCACCTGGGGTGTCTTCCGCGGCAAAGAGATCGTCACTCCAACCATCATCGAAGAAGTCAGCTTCCGGGCCTGGGGAGAAGAAGCCTTCCGCATCTGGGATGAATGGCGCCGCATTTATCCGCGCGGCTCCCCGACTGAACGCTTCCTGGATGAACTCAAGAACGACACATGGCTTGTCTGTGTCGTCGGCCAACAATTTGGCGCAGGTACGCCTCAGGGTAgtaaggaggaggaggacgaggtcAAGTGGATGTGGCGTGTGTTGGCTGGGGAGACCCACTGA
- a CDS encoding Thymidylate kinase translates to MASSPDLPARRGALIVVEGLDRAGKSSQCEMLQGYLSGRGHDVKYIRFPDRTTPIGKLIDSYLRGSADQDDHSIHLLFSANRWELAKSIERDIAAGITIIVDRYSYSGAVYSAAKANPTLSLEWAWQPEMGLPQPDICLFLNISTEAAARRGGFGAERYENEKMQTRVREIFRTLFDRQENVCVIDAGRTLDEVSKDIQIAVENCLSQSTRNEPLKHLGPLANKP, encoded by the exons ATGGCATCCTCTCCAGATTTGCCCGCACGGCGGGGCGCTCTCATCGTCGTTGAGGGACTCGACCGTGCTGGTAAATCAAGCCAATGTGAGATGCTACAAGGATACCTTTCTGGGAGAGGCCATGATGTGAAATATATTCGTTTTCCAG ACCGTACCACGCCGATCGGAAAGCTCATCGACAGCTACCTCCGCGGCTCGGCGGATCAGGATGAccattccatccatcttctcttttctgcgAACCGGTGGGAACTCGCCAAAAGTATCGAGAGGGATATTGCTGCAGGAATCACGATAATCGTCGACCGTTACTCATACTCCGGTGCGGTCTATTCAGCTGCGAAGGCCAACCCAACCCTTTCGTTAGAATGGGCTTGGCAGCCGGAGATGGGGCTTCCGCAGCCTGACATTTGTTTGTTCTTGAACATCTCTACCGAGGCGGCTGCACGGAGAGGTGGTTTTGGTGCAGAGAGATACGAGAATGAGAAAATGCAAACTCGCGTGCGGGAGATCTTCCGCACTCTATTCGACCGCCAGGAAAATGTTTGCGTGATTGATGCGGGGAGGACACTAGACGAGGTGTCTAAAGATATTCAGATCGCGGTAGAAAACTGTTTGAGCCAGTCGACCAGGAATGAGCCACTGAAGCATCTGGGCCCGCTTGCGAACAAGCCCTGA
- a CDS encoding Structure-specific endonuclease subunit slx1 yields the protein MDCQGQTKPIPAYYCCYLLRSTVRHASLYIGSTPNPTRRLPQHNGDIKGGAKRTSRDKLRPWEMALVVEGFMSRLGALQFEWAWQHPDKSRHLLKEGQDLNEEIQMSSASHQGKTKSRAYRSRKSLTAHLEDLHSLLRSVYFASWPLRVRFFRADVYRVWRIWNERVDIPLPNDKVILDGDCLGQTESEAAVGSVHGLPVDYRNLESYLEKSAFLLEDTSDLQCTLCKAPLRPAGEQIVVCSQTECRGAHHLLCLSEAFLQNAPSSDITVPTFGCCPVCKNIVQWPLMMQELSLRNRGEAEVRVILRKKEKRERKDIAAGPSSHLSATRNENVSKEPDQQTPPASANFSGIDDHPLSEDWYESVELESDTDHGMPGKRPAPPPSRLEIVIEDSDWEDAEIIE from the exons ATGGACTGTCAGGGGCAAACCAAGCCGATCCCGGCCTACTATTGCTGCTACTTACTCCGTTCGACCGTGCGGCACGCCTCCCTCTATATCGGCTCGACCCCAAACCCAACTAGACGGTTGCCGCAACACAATGGGGACATTAAAGGTGGAGCCAAGCGCACATCCCGCGATAAATTGCGGCCTTGGGAGATGGCCCTGGTAGTTGAGGGATTTATGAGTCGTCTGGGAGCTTTGCAATTTGA ATGGGCATGGCAACACCCCGACAAGTCACGCCACCTACTgaaagaaggccaagatcTGAACGAAGAAATTCAAATGTCTTCCGCTTCACATCAGGGAAAGACAAAGTCCCGTGCGTATCGATCGAGAAAATCTTTGACAGCACACTTGGAAGACTTGCACTCGCTTCTCAGATCTGTATACTTTGCCTCATGGCCATTGCGCGTCCGCTTCTTTCGTGCAGATGTGTATCGTGTTTGGAGAATCTGGAACGAAAGAGTAGATATACCGCTGCCAAACGATAAGGTCATTCTAGATGGGGATTGCCTTGGCCAAACGGAGAGCGAGGCTGCTGTTGGCTCTGTTCATGGATTGCCCGTGGACTACAGAAACCTGGAGAGTTACCTGGAGAAGTCCGCTTTCCTTCTCGAAGATACAAGTGACCTCCAATGTACACTATGCAAAGCACCACTCCGGCCTGCGGGGGAACAGATTGTGGTGTGCTCGCAAACAGAATGCCGAGGGGCACATCACCTCTTGTGTCTGTCCGAGGCATTTCTCCAAAACGCACCGAGCTCTGATATCACTGTGCCTACATTCGGATGCTGCCCGGTCTGCAAAAACATAGTGCAGTGGCCACTCATGATGCAAGAGCTGAGTCTTCGCAACCGAGGCGAGGCTGAAGTGCGCGTGATCCTTcgcaagaaggaaaagcgcGAGCGCAAGGATATTGCCGCAGGGCCATCTAGTCACCTCAGTGCGACTCGAAACGAGAACGTGTCCAAGGAGCCTGATCAACAAACGCCACCCGCATCTGCCAATTTCTCGGGCATTGATGACCATCCTCTTTCCGAAGATTGGTACGAAAGTGTCGAATTAGAATCTGACACAGACCATGGAATGCCTGGTAAACGACCTGCTCCGCCGCCCTCAAGGCTGGAGATCGTCATCGAAGACAGTGATTGGGAAGATGCTGAGATCATTGAATGA
- a CDS encoding Short-chain dehydrogenase chyC → MVRVLITGSSDGLGLEAARQLIQKNHTVYLHARNQERAKEAQAKCPGAAGVLIADLTTMAETQKLADEANAIGTFDAVILNAGMFHGDYRKTPDTGMPALAFVNVIALYSLICLLNRPKRLVLISSTLHQQARTDLKDPFWLERGEQGFQVFQAYCDSKFHVLLLAKAAARRFQDTSVTAVHPGWIQTKMGGEDATDNMQDGIDTYVMLAEGDYDQSLTGVYYEPKRKLAASLPAGDDENLQEQMVKACEEITSLKLEA, encoded by the coding sequence ATGGTTCGCGTCCTCATCACCGGTTCTTCGGATGGCCTCGGCTTGGAGGCGGCCCGTCAATTGATCCAAAAGAACCACACCGTCTATCTTCATGCGCGCAACCAAGAGCGGGCCAAGGAAGCCCAAGCGAAATGCCCCGGCGCCGCGGGTGTGTTGATCGCTGACCTGACCACGATGGCAGAGACCCAGAAGctggccgacgaggccaacGCGATCGGGACCTTTGATGCGGTCATCCTCAATGCCGGCATGTTCCACGGTGACTATCGCAAGACGCCCGACACCGGCATGCCGGCTCTGGCGTTCGTCAACGTGATCGCCCTCTATTCCCTTATCTGCCTGCTGAACCGACCCAAGCGTCTGGTCCTCATCAGTTCTACTCTCCACCAACAGGCACGCACCGACTTGAAAGATCCCTTCTGGCTGGAGCGGGGCGAACAGGGCTTCCAGGTGTTCCAAGCCTACTGCGACTCCAAGTTCCATGTCCTTCTGCTGGCCAAGGCCGCAGCGCGGCGGTTCCAGGATACCTCTGTCACCGCGGTGCACCCCGGCTGGATTCAGACGAAGATGGGAGGTGAAGATGCCACCGATAACATGCAGGACGGCATCGATACCTATGTGATGTTGGCCGAAGGGGATTACGACCAGAGCTTGACGGGAGTCTACTATGAGCCCAAGCGCAAGCTGGCAGCATCTCTTCCGGCTGGTGACGATGAGAATTTGCAGGAGCAGATGGTCAAGGCGTGCGAGGAGATTACGTCGCTGAAATTGGAAGCTTAA
- a CDS encoding Laccase abr2, which produces MASLRTLLPLVASSFFSQAWAKHVQFELDLTWQKGSPNGNVREMIFMNDQFPGPELRLDQGDDVEFIVHNHMPFQTSIHFHGIEQLGTPWSDGVPGLTQKPIQPGRSWTYRWTATQYGTYWYHAHIKSEMMDGLYGPIWINPSPDTPDPFHLISDNAEDIEAMRKAEKNPHLIILSDWDKLTASEYQQAQVDSRLNIACMDSILVNGRGAVYCPGADKISSVELPYLQSLVADDSLTDKGCLPFNYQTQGDFPPTYPDRLPEGLHSGCVPTDGEHEIIEVDPQDKWVALKFISAASLKAFMFSIDEHRMWIYEVDGGYMEPLTADSVPLFHGERYGVMLKLDQPVKDYTIRVPDTQDDQVISGFATLRYKGSSGSTSEPSKPFVDYGGRNTTASVTKLEPKFIHPYPAVTIPQTADQMVNLTLGRVGSSYTWTAAGGALYDVMANGDDPILYDLDAQKNLADQVTIQTKNGTWVDLLLQLGEMPHTSSTQAPHVMHKHSNKAYILGVGPGIFQWSSTEEAMKEHPELFHLENPQRRDTFVTISPQGGPIWMMLRYQVVNPGPFILHCHIETHLSNGMAIALLDGIDEWPQVPAGVDQSPHAHRN; this is translated from the exons ATGGCTTCATTGCGCACTCTCCTGCCTCTTGTGGCTTCGAGTTTCTTCTCACAAGCATGGGCAAAGCATGTTCAGTTTGAGCTGGACTTGACATGGCAGAAAGGATCTCCGAACGGGAACGTTCGGGAGATGATTTTCATGAATGATCAGTTCCCGGGCCCTGAGCTGCGCCTAGATCAAGGCGATGATGTGGAG TTCATTGTGCATAATCATATGCCTTTCCAAACGTCCATTCATTTTCACGGGATCGAGCAGCTGGGCACTCCATGGTCAGATGGGGTGCCTGGTTTGACGCAGAAGCCCATTCAGCCCGGCCGTAGCTGGACATATCGCTGGACAGCTACTCAGTATGGAACCTACTGGTACCATGCCCACATCAAAtcagagatgatggatggccTCTACGGGCCGATTTGGATCAA TCCTTCCCCTGATACCCCCGATCCGTTCCACCTTATCTCCGACAATGCGGAAGATATCGAGGCGATGCGCAAGGCGGAGAAGAATCCGCACTTGATCATCCTCTCAGACTGGGACAAATTGACAGCATCGGAATATCAACAGGCACAGGTTGATAGCCGACTCAATATTGC ATGTATGGACAGTATTCTCGTGAACGGTCGGGGTGCTGTTTACTGCCCTGGCGCCGACAAAATCTCGTCTGTGGAACTGCCGTATCTGCAATCACTTGTCGCCGATGACTCCTTGACGGACAAAGG ATGCCTGCCCTTTAACTATCAGACTCAAGGTGATTTTCCACCGACGTACCCGGATCGTCTTCCGGAGGGACTTCATTCAGGCTGTGTTCCAACCGACGGGGAGCATGAGATTATCGAAGTTGATCCTCAAGACAAATGGGTTGCCCTCAAGTTCATCAGCGCTGCCTCTTTGAAAGCATTCATGTTCTCTATTGATGAACACCGTATGTGGATCTACGAGGTCGACGGCGGCTACATGGAGCCACTTACTGCGGACAGTGTTCCTCTTTTCCACGGGGAGCGCTACGGTGTAATGCTGAAGCTAGACCAACCGGTGAAAGACTACACCATTCGCGTCCCCGACACGCAGGATGATCAAGTTATCTCAGGCTTCGCCACTCTCCGCTACAAGGGCTCCTCTGGATCCACCTCGGAGCCGTCAAAGCCGTTTGTGGATTATGGCGGGCGGAACACAACGGCGTCGGTGACTAAGTTGGAACCCAAGTTCATTCATCCTTACCCGGCCGTGACCATCCCGCAGACTGCCGACCAGATGGTGAATCTTACTCTGGGTCGGGTTGGGTCCTCCTACACATGGACAGCCGCCGGTGGTGCATTGTATGACGTGATGGCCAACGGGGATGACCCCATCCTGTATGATCTCGACGCCCAGAAGAACCTCGCGGACCAAGTCACCATTCAAACGAAAAATGGGACCTGGGTTGATCTCCTGCTGCAGCTGGGAGAGATGCCGCACACTTCCAGTACCCAAGCCCCACATGTGATGCACAAGCACTCCAACAAGGCTTACATCCTGGGTGTTGGACCAGGTATCTTCCAATGGTCCAGCACTGAGGAAGCCATGAAGGAGCACCCGGAGCTGTTCCATCTCGAGAACCCGCAACGACGTGATACTTTTGTCACCATCAGCCCCCAAGGAGGTCCTATCTGGATGATGTTACGATATCAGGTGGTCAACCCTGGCCCATTCATTCTCCACTGTCACATTGAGACCCACTTGAGCAACGGCATGGCCATCGCTTTGCTGGACGGCATTGATGAGTGGCCTCAAGTCCCCGCAGGTGTGGACCAAAGCCCCCATGCCCATAGAAACTGA